The following proteins are co-located in the Siansivirga zeaxanthinifaciens CC-SAMT-1 genome:
- a CDS encoding 4Fe-4S binding protein — protein sequence MSNKLNHSMSLAKPDAVDISNKQKVALAIGVIGLFILTLALFNTNFPNKALFLSLSLGLISVGIIVYSRDAYLTKLEGIKNDGVWFKSISSRGIWGWIVGIILTTFYIILYFFPKYLGLGTNGTENSGLIGLFDPLSKLLSGRPASQWFVYGTLYTVAILAFGYKFILKYRHNRYQQIRTISVMFFQLGFAFLIPEFMYVMNNSLPYYDLKSIWPLNYYIFDEWSVKGFLSNGNIGLALILFGIISIFVITPILTYKFGKRWYCSWVCGCGGLAETAGDSFRQLSSKKMSAWKLERWLIHAVLVFSVVMTTAMVYTYLGNEKNDFWLTKGVFIALVIGFLTLVFAGVMFFKRQELGKDAKYGAIGFFATIGLLLIMHFTGTTEHVFFVKGSALRSAYGLYIGSIFSGVIGTGFYPILGSRSWCRFGCPMAAILGFQQRLFSKFRITTNGGQCISCGNCSNSCEMGIDVRHYAQKGENIVRSSCVGCGICSAVCPRGVLKLENDSMKGRINPTEILLGNDVNLMDFVNKK from the coding sequence ATGAGTAATAAATTAAACCATAGCATGTCTCTGGCAAAACCAGATGCTGTAGATATTTCAAACAAACAAAAAGTAGCACTTGCCATAGGTGTTATAGGGTTGTTCATTTTAACACTAGCCCTTTTTAATACTAACTTTCCAAACAAGGCACTATTTCTAAGTCTATCATTAGGATTAATTTCTGTTGGAATTATTGTATATTCTAGAGATGCCTATTTAACCAAGTTAGAAGGCATTAAAAATGATGGTGTTTGGTTTAAATCCATTTCCTCACGAGGTATTTGGGGTTGGATTGTTGGTATTATTCTAACTACCTTTTACATTATACTATATTTCTTTCCCAAATATTTAGGATTGGGAACAAACGGCACAGAAAATTCGGGGTTAATTGGATTATTCGACCCTTTAAGTAAATTATTAAGCGGCAGACCAGCAAGCCAATGGTTTGTTTACGGAACCCTATACACCGTTGCAATTTTAGCTTTTGGCTATAAATTCATATTAAAATATAGGCACAACCGCTACCAACAAATACGTACTATTTCGGTGATGTTTTTTCAATTAGGGTTTGCTTTCCTTATTCCCGAATTTATGTATGTTATGAATAATAGTTTACCATACTACGATTTAAAAAGTATATGGCCACTTAACTATTATATTTTTGATGAGTGGTCTGTAAAAGGCTTTCTTTCTAACGGCAACATTGGTTTAGCTTTAATTTTATTTGGTATTATTTCCATATTTGTAATCACACCCATTTTAACATATAAATTTGGTAAGCGTTGGTATTGCTCTTGGGTTTGTGGTTGTGGTGGTTTAGCCGAAACTGCGGGCGATTCCTTTAGGCAGTTATCATCAAAAAAAATGTCTGCTTGGAAATTAGAGCGTTGGTTAATCCATGCAGTATTGGTCTTTTCTGTGGTAATGACAACCGCTATGGTATACACGTATCTAGGTAATGAGAAAAATGATTTCTGGCTAACAAAAGGTGTATTCATCGCTTTAGTTATTGGTTTTTTAACATTAGTTTTTGCTGGTGTTATGTTCTTTAAAAGACAAGAATTGGGTAAAGATGCTAAATATGGGGCCATTGGTTTTTTCGCGACCATAGGGCTATTACTAATAATGCATTTTACAGGAACTACAGAGCATGTTTTCTTTGTAAAAGGCAGCGCTTTAAGATCTGCTTATGGTTTATACATTGGCTCTATTTTTTCGGGTGTTATTGGTACTGGTTTCTATCCCATTTTAGGCAGTCGCTCATGGTGTCGTTTTGGTTGCCCAATGGCTGCCATTCTAGGTTTCCAACAAAGGTTGTTTTCAAAATTTAGAATTACAACTAATGGCGGCCAATGTATTTCTTGTGGAAATTGCTCTAACAGTTGTGAAATGGGAATAGATGTAAGACACTATGCTCAAAAAGGAGAAAACATTGTGCGTTCTAGTTGTGTGGGTTGTGGCATTTGTTCTGCTGTATGCCCTCGTGGTGTTTTAAAATTAGAAAACGATTCTATGAAAGGACGCATCAACCCAACAGAAATTTTATTAGGTAACGATGTTAATTTAATGGACTTTGTAAATAAAAAATAA
- a CDS encoding toxin-antitoxin system YwqK family antitoxin, whose protein sequence is MQIIIMFISLLTTITNLSAKKTYEKSYYENGTIKSEGWLVNGAKEDYWKFYYTNGVIQKEGHFHQNKPVKYWYFYYQNGSLESEGHYTNGKKNNWWLFYDTMEKINHKCQLENDQKNGYCLMYENEKIISAAKYKAGKKLKEWTNFTSFARENKLSDLK, encoded by the coding sequence ATGCAAATTATCATCATGTTTATTAGTCTATTGACTACTATTACAAATCTTTCAGCAAAAAAAACCTATGAAAAATCATATTATGAAAATGGTACTATAAAATCTGAAGGGTGGCTTGTGAACGGAGCAAAAGAAGATTACTGGAAATTTTACTACACCAACGGTGTTATTCAAAAAGAAGGACATTTTCATCAAAACAAACCTGTAAAATATTGGTATTTTTATTATCAAAATGGTAGTTTAGAATCTGAAGGTCACTATACGAACGGTAAAAAAAATAACTGGTGGCTTTTTTATGATACTATGGAAAAAATAAACCACAAATGCCAGTTAGAAAACGATCAAAAAAACGGATATTGTTTGATGTATGAGAACGAAAAAATAATTTCAGCTGCTAAATATAAAGCTGGGAAAAAATTGAAAGAATGGACTAACTTTACCTCTTTTGCAAGAGAAAACAAACTAAGCGACCTTAAATGA